In one window of Mycteria americana isolate JAX WOST 10 ecotype Jacksonville Zoo and Gardens chromosome 24, USCA_MyAme_1.0, whole genome shotgun sequence DNA:
- the LOC142420384 gene encoding uncharacterized protein LOC142420384 — protein MDAACEAKEAMADKVAEAVDLTKNVVGDSVKLTRSMFTSTVNSAVEAAQGAKDLVTNKVTEAVDLTKHMVEDSVELTKSTVASTIVNAVEAAQGAKDLVTNKVTEAVDVSKHIVEDSVGLTKSAVASTIVNAVEAAQGAKDLVTNKVTEAVDVSKHIVEDSIGLTKSAVASTIVNAAEAAQGAKDLVTNKVTEAVDLTKHIVEDSVGLTKSAVASTITAAVGAAQGAKDLVTTTVTEAMDLTKGAVQDGVEKTKSMVTSTVNTALDAAYGTITSKINTALEQSREAIQEGVEMTNSVVTNSISKAKAVSQAVAGGVDSVLGISEDLVDHYLPMTEEELGKLATAVEGFGMASVEEQKQQQSYFVRLGSLSNKVRHRAYQHSLNKLQRVKQSTQDTLSQLQLAIKLIESVKQEVGQKLLDGQEKLHQLWVDWSLTQPKGNQVKTASQPEQVESRTLAMLRIITQQLQPVYENLKASIQGLPSNIQEAVYQATRNIHKLHSSFSSAVSFQDLSSTTLTQSQDCVAEARRSLDDLLEYVTRNTPLNWLVGPFRAIAKVSQDSRKQEKKDMMTDTKSPVLEKATSSKEVAKTPEEPKGENGIPGEGCEVLENLEEKAEKDIEVAVAAKEIKTNAPEEDL, from the exons ATGGATGCTGCCTGTGAGGCAAAGGAAGCAATGGCTGATAAAGTGGCTGAAGCTGTGGACCTCACAAAAAATGTTGTTGGGGACAGTGTCAAGCTGACTAGGTCAATGTTCACCTCCACTGTTAACAGTGCTGTGGAGGCTGCCCAGGGTGCCAAGGACCTTGTGACTAACAAGGTGACAGAGGCAGTAGACCTCACTAAACACATGGTGGAGGACAGTGTTGAACTGACCAAGTCTACAGTTGCTTCTACTATTGTCAATGCTGTGGAAGCTGCCCAGGGTGCCAAGGACCTTGTGACTAACAAGGTGACCGAAGCTGTGGATGTCAGTAAACATATTGTGGAGGATAGCGTTGGACTGACCAAGTCTGCAGTTGCTTCTACTATTGTCAATGCTGTGGAAGCTGCCCAGGGTGCCAAGGACCTTGTGACTAACAAGGTGACCGAAGCTGTGGATGTCAGTAAACATATTGTGGAGGATAGCATTGGACTGACCAAGTCTGCAGTTGCTTCTACTATTGTCAATGCTGCAGAAGCTGCCCAAGGTGCCAAGGACCTTGTGACCAACAAGGTGACAGAGGCAGTGGATCTCACTAAACACATTGTGGAAGACAGTGTTGGACTGACCAAGTCTGCAGTTGCTTCTACTATTACTGCTGCTGTAGGGGCTGCCCAGGGTGCAAAGGATCTTGTGACCACCACAGTGACTGAAGCAATGGACCTAACCAAAGGGGCTGTTCAGGATGGTGTTGAGAAGACCAAATCAATGGTCACTTCTACAGTCAATACAGCTCTGGATGCTGCGTATGGCACCATAActagcaaaataaatacagccttggagcagagcagagaggctaTCCAGGAGGGTGTGGAGATGACTAATTCAGTGGTCACCAACAGCATAAGCAAAGCCAAGGCAGTAAGCCAAGCAGTGGCAGGTGGTGTGGACTCTGTCCTGGGTATATCAGAAGATCTGGTGGATCACTACCTCCCAATGACAGAGGAGGAACTAG GTAAACTGGCCACTGCTGTGGAGGGGTTTGGTATGGCTTCTGTGGAGGAGCAGAAACAGCAACAGAGTTACTTTGTGCGCCTGGGTTCCCTCTCTAACAAAGTCCGCCACCGAGCCTATCAGCACTCCCTGAACAAACTGCAGCGCGTTAAGCAAAGCACCCAGGATACTCTGTCACAACTACAGCTGGCAATAAAACTG ATTGAATCTGTGAAACAAGAGGTGGGCCAGAAGCTTCTGGATGGGCAGGAGAAGCTCCATCAGCTGTGGGTGGACTGGAGCCTGACCCAACCCAAAGGAAACCAAGTTAAAACTGCCTCCCAACCAGAG CAGGTAGAGTCACGGACTCTAGCTATGCTGCGTATCATCACCCAGCAGCTCCAACCTGTTTATGAGAATCTGAAAGCCAGCATCCAAGGCCTCCCCAGCAACATCCAAGAAGCTGTGTATCAGGCCACTCGAAATATCCACAAGCTCCATAGttctttttccagtgctgtgtCTTTCCAGGACCTCTCCAGCACCACCCTGACCCAGAGCCAGGACTGTGTGGCAGAAGCCCGAAGGTCCCTAGATGACCTGTTGGAGTATGTAACTCGGAACACCCCTCTAAACTGGCTTGTGGGTCCCTTCAGGGCAATAGCTAAAGTGTCACAGGATAgcagaaagcaggagaagaaagataTGATGACTGATACAAAATCACCTGTGTTGGAAAAGGCTACATCATCAAAGGAGGTGGCTAAGACACCTGAAGAACCAAAGGGAGAAAATGGGATCCCAGGGGAAGGGTGTGAAGTGCTAGAGAATCtggaagagaaggcagagaaagacATAGAGGTGGCAGTGGCTGCAAAGGAGATAAAAACTAATGCACCAGAGGAAGATCTCtga
- the TICAM1 gene encoding TIR domain-containing adapter molecule 1, translating to MAQSAKLQPSFEDVFNILSQIPQDKLLSFKHKLKHLILGPSSKLLQAMVLLTLGQEADARICLDALRDNRAAQYVHQTKLGAAGVQEDGEDLQPPQLDAGAMALLAQIYSVLAEENLCSHEAMDKACQAATKACNASKETQGDTLNSIPAEDQEKHGSANSMDPGDKFQTLRSDMATGFLRMASPNYTVRSSPVQIGGNSDLSGPRTLCSLGSSSFSSHFEISASPTVVLHTQPSSHKHVPQPNQLCEGSTSGAGQPHGHRQSHEPQETSWASRPNSHPGQDTGAQVPQLEKVLQVGSCRATLPIPETQLPTMGAVNQPVESSDVSSTVAAEPHVPKESTHKKQDEKQLSTGLPDSRATVDTGPAHMSKEDSYVPAGISSNSASASISACSLPPPTYSFSPTLPPPLQRAPSNLSYPPPLHSSTSPAQPPPLQAVKAVPTSKPESGETKFFTFVILHASEDEIVAHRVKDLLENMGVPNGATLCEDFFIAGRSHLTCFQDAMENSAFIILLLTKNFPCNLCMFQTNTALMESILKPCKRDSVIPFVPKENPLERSQIPSTLGGLMPLDENSPGFSRTVQNTFTTSRINERKAMWDLMQRRKLYQEPYQTLQNLAALNLGSLPQVPPSATWPQQWCSPASTVPPATYPPPPAGHPMPAQMGPPPFQPLPLQSGHYNMTPGPGSIPPLIIQHARMVQIGNHNTMQVETVTRGPQDSEEETR from the coding sequence ATGGCACAGAGCGCCAAGCTCCAGCCAAGCTTTGAGGACGTTTTTAATATTCTGTCCCAGATCCCACAAGATAAACTCCTTAGCTTCAAGCATAAACTGAAGCACTTGATATTAGGGCCCAGCAGCAAATTACTGCAAGCCATGGTCCTGCTTACTCTGGGGCAAGAAGCGGATGCAAGAATTTGTTTGGATGCCTTGAGAGATAACCGGGCAGCCCAGTATGTCCACCAGACCAAACTGGGCGCTGCAGGAGTGCAGGAAGATGGGGAGGATTTGCAGCCTCCCCAGCTGGATGCAGGTGCCATGGCGCTTCTGGCACAGATCTACTCAGTGTTGGCGGAGGAAAACCTGTGCAGTCATGAAGCCATGGACAAAGCCTGCCAGGCTGCCACCAAAGCCTGCAATGCCAGCAAGGAGACTCAGGGGGACACGCTCAACAGCATCCCAGCTGAGGACCAGGAAAAACATGGCTCTGCTAACAGCATGGACCCAGGTGACAAATTTCAGACGCTGAGATCTGATATGGCCACAGGATTTCTCCGGATGGCCAGCCCAAACTACACGGTGAGAAGTTCCCCAGTGCAGATTGGAGGCAACTCAGACCTTTCAGGCCCAAGAACCTTGTGCTCCTTGGGGAGTTCCTCTTTCTCCAGTCACTTTGAGATCAGTGCATCGCCAACAGTTGTTCTTCACACCCAGCCTTCTTCCCACAAGCATGTCCCCCAGCCCAACCAGCTGTGCGAAGGGAGCACCAGCGGTGCTGGACAGCCCCATGGGCACAGACAGAGCCATGAACCACAGGAAACAAGCTGGGCCAGCAGACCCAACTCTCATCCCGGGCAGGACACGGGTGCCCAAGTCCCTCAACTTGAGAAGGTTCTGCAAGTCGGTTCATGTCGTGCAACTCTCCCTATTCCTGAAACACAGCTGCCCACAATGGGTGCTGTGAACCAACCTGTCGAAAGTAGTGATGTTTCCAGCACAGTGGCAGCAGAACCTCATGTGCCAAaagaaagcacacacaaaaagcaagatgaaaagcaATTATCTACAGGTCTTCCTGACTCAAGAGCTACAGTAGATACTGGTCCTGCCCACATGTCCAAGGAGGACTCCTACGTTCCAGCAGGCATTTCTTCTAACTCTGCATCTGCTTCTATTTCAGcctgttcccttcctcctcctaccTATTCCTTCTCCCCaacccttccccctcctcttcagAGAGCTCCTTCTAACCTCTCAtatccccctcccctccactcatCCAcctctccagcccagcctcctcctctccaagctgTAAAAGCAGTGCCCACATCAAAGCCAGAGAGTGGAGAGACAAAGTTCTTCACTTTCGTTATCCTGCACGCTAGTGAAGATGAGATTGTTGCCCATCGGGTCAAGGACCTGCTTGAGAACATGGGAGTTCCCAACGGTGCCACACTCTGTGAGGACTTCTTCATTGCCGGACGCAGCCATCTGACTTGCTTCCAGGATGCTAtggaaaattctgctttcatcATCCTTCTGCTGACCAAGAACTTCCCATGCAACCTGTGTATGTTTCAGACAAACACTGCTCTGATGGAGTCCATCCTGAAACCATGCAAGCGCGACTCAGTCATCCCTTTTGTGCCCAAGGAGAACCCCCTGGAGCGGAGTCAGATTCCCAGCACACTCGGTGGGCTGATGCCCTTGGATGAGAACTCTCCTGGGTTCTCCAGAACAGTGCAGAACACCTTTACCACCAGCAGGATCAACGAGAGGAAAGCCATGTGGGACCTGATGCAAAGAAGGAAACTGTATCAGGAACCGTATCAAACACTGCAGAACTTAGCTGCTCTGAACCTTGGCTCCCTTCCCCAGGTGCCTCCATCAGCAACATGGCCACAACAGTGGTGCTCCCCTGCTTCGACTGTCCCTCCTGCCACATACCCACCTCCCCCTGCTGGTCACCCCATGCCTGCTCAGATGGGTCCCCCACCTTTCCAACCACTTC